One segment of Hippopotamus amphibius kiboko isolate mHipAmp2 chromosome 2, mHipAmp2.hap2, whole genome shotgun sequence DNA contains the following:
- the LOC130844655 gene encoding olfactory receptor 11H6-like, producing the protein MSISEANNISGFVSEFILLGFPCRREIQILLFVMFSLIYLLTLLGNTSIICAVWSSQKLHTPMYILLANFSFLEICYVSSDVPKMLANIISQTKRISYAGCLLQFYFFFSMCAAEGYFLSAMSFDRFLAICRPLHYTTIMTHHLCARLVVFCWAGGFLSILMPAVLMSQVPFCGPNIIDHFFCDLGPLLALSCTPVPKTTLTCATVSSLIIFITFLYILGSYTLVLRAVLQVPAGSGRNKAFSTCASHFLVVSLFYGSVMVMYVSPGSRSHRGTQKFVTLFYCMATPFFNPLIYSLRNKDMKDALKKVLGASSKEIPKNTEK; encoded by the coding sequence ATGAGTATCTCAGAAGCCAATAATATCTCTGGGTTTGTGAGTGAGTTCATTCTCCTCGGCTTCCCCTGCCGCAGGGAGATCCAGATCCTCCTCTTTGTCATGTTCTCCCTCATCTACCTGTTGACCCTCCTGGGAAATACATCTATCATCTGTGCTGTGTGGTCAAGCCAGAagctccacacacccatgtacatCCTCCTGGCCAACTTCTCCTTCCTGGAGATCTGCTATGTCAGTTCTGATGTGCCCAAAATGTTGGCCAACATCATCTCCCAGACCAAGCGCATCTCCTACGCTGGCTGCCTGCTCCAGTTCTACTTCTTCTTCTCCATGTGTGCTGCTGAGGGCTACTTTCTATCTGCAATGTCCTTTGATCGGTTCCTTGCCATCTGTCGACCCCTGCATTACACCACCATCATGACTCATCATCTCTGTGCCCGATTAGTGGTTTTCTGCTGGGCAGGTGGCTTTCTATCCATACTGATGCCTGCAGTTCTTATGTCCCAGGTGCCCTTCTGTGGCCCTAACATCATTGACCATTTTTTTTGTGACCTGGGACCATTGCTGGCACTGTCTTGCACCCCAGTTCCCAAAACTACTCTAACTTGTGCTACTGTAAGCTCGCTTATCATCTTTATCACCTTCCTCTACATTCTTGGGTCCTATACCTTAGTTTTGCGAGCTGTACTTCAGGTCCCAGCTGGCTCGGGCAGAAATAAGGCTTTTTCTACATGTGCCTCCCATTTCTTGGTGGTTTCCCTGTTCTATGGCTCAGTCATGGTGATGTATGTGAGTCCAGGCTCCAGGAGCCATCGTGGGACACAGAAATTTGTGACCTTATTTTACTGCATGGCAACCCCATTCTTTAATCCTCTGATCTACAGCCTCCGGAACAAAGATATGAAAGATGCACTAAAGAAAGTTCTGGGTGCATCATCAAAAGAAATTcctaaaaatacagagaaatga
- the LOC130844656 gene encoding olfactory receptor 11H6-like → MYILLANFSFLEMWYVTSTVPSMLAIFLSETKTISFSGCFLQFYFFFSMGTTENFFLSVMAFDRYLAICRPLHYPTVMTGQRCIRMGACCWVCGFSCFLFPVYLISQLPFCGPNTIDHFLCDPGPLMKLSCVPAPATEITCAIFNSVLIFSTFLFITSSYTLVIRAVLRVPSAEGRHKAFSTCGSHLAVVSLFYGSIMVMYVSPTASNSAGIQKIVTLLYSVMTPLFNPLIYSLRNKEMKEALRKLFWSVIFGQRQPLKN, encoded by the coding sequence atgtacatCCTGCTGGCCAATTTCTCCTTCCTGGAGATGTGGTACGTCACTTCTACAGTCCCCAGTATGCTAGCCATCTTTCTCTCTGAGACCAAGACCATCTCCTTCTCTGGCTGCTTCCTCCAGTTCTACTTCTTCTTCTCTATGGGCACCACCGAGAACTTCTTCTTGTCTGTCATGGCCTTTGACAGGTACCTTGCCATCTGCAGGCCCCTTCACTACCCCACTGTCATGACAGGGCAGCGCTGCATCAGAATGGGAGCCTGCTGCTGGGtgtgtggcttctcctgttttcTCTTCCCAGTTTATCTCATCTCCCAGCTTCCTTTCTGTGGCCCCAATACTATTGATCACTTTTTATGTGACCCAGGACCCCTTATGAAGCTGTCCTGTGTGCCAGCTCCTGCCACCGAGATCACCTGTGCCATCTTTAACTCAGTCCTAATTTTCTCCACTTTCCTGTTCATTACCAGCTCCTACACCCTGGTGATCAGAGCTGTGCTCAGGGTCCCCTCAGCAGAAGGCCGGCATAAGGCTTTCTCTACATGTGGCTCTCATCTGGCTGTGGTGTCCCTGTTCTATGGCTCCATCATGGTGATGTATGTGAGCCCAACAGCAAGCAATTCAGCAGGGATTCAGAAAATTGTGACTTTATTGTATTCTGTGATGACTCCGCTTTTCAATCCCTTGATCTACAGCCTCCGGAATAAGGAGATGAAGGAGGCCCTGAGAAAACTGTTTTGGAGCGTGATATTTGGTCAAAGACAGCCTCTCAAGAACtag